In Halarcobacter mediterraneus, the following proteins share a genomic window:
- a CDS encoding ankyrin repeat domain-containing protein has product MKKILFIFLLFSNIIFANSNITPETIMYGNCLNSYEKKYMKKSNNKAFAYAMQTNGKSSCGWGSRYKTIEEARQMALKYCSKRKLNVECKVIDENGKLIVEKDDFIPIVPKSNRYLSKDEYSKYLENGKEIINSSKCLYSFKIYLRGKEHQSFYFARDSKGNEVCGKSKNKFSIQEAKETAFAQCKKALKKENINAICKPYAVNFKIVGKAEDFGYVKGKADYLDAIYRGKINKIKRYISENADINAIAKDGSSPIFVAAAKGDEEFFLSLIEKKANPKQIMNDGSNLLIAAVLGENPNIIRYLLSKGFDINTQNDKGYTPLHIAFKKFDTYLIEILMQEGADATIKDKKGVSGYDLAKKWKIDLDVLKKIDINRKKDNCNQVFYAAKNGDVLGLKKLAKLKANFKKSCDFDSITLDYSKDDKRITRILLDNGIDINVKNNRGETALMNAKTAKKVKILLDLGADKMIKDKNGKTAYERVKNDKYVSEEIKDLLKY; this is encoded by the coding sequence ATGAAAAAAATCTTATTTATCTTCTTATTATTTTCAAATATCATTTTTGCAAACTCAAATATTACTCCAGAAACGATCATGTATGGAAATTGCCTTAATAGTTATGAAAAAAAATATATGAAAAAATCAAATAATAAAGCTTTTGCATATGCAATGCAAACTAATGGTAAAAGTTCTTGTGGTTGGGGAAGTAGATATAAAACTATAGAAGAAGCTAGACAAATGGCTTTAAAATATTGTAGTAAAAGAAAATTAAATGTTGAGTGTAAAGTTATTGATGAAAATGGAAAACTTATTGTAGAAAAAGATGACTTTATACCAATTGTTCCAAAATCAAATAGATATTTATCAAAAGATGAATATTCTAAATATCTAGAAAATGGAAAAGAAATTATAAATAGTAGTAAATGTCTTTATTCTTTTAAAATTTATCTTAGAGGTAAAGAACATCAGTCTTTTTATTTTGCTAGGGATAGTAAAGGAAATGAAGTATGTGGAAAGAGTAAAAATAAATTTTCTATCCAAGAAGCAAAAGAAACTGCCTTTGCTCAATGTAAAAAAGCTTTAAAGAAAGAAAATATAAATGCAATATGTAAACCTTATGCAGTTAATTTTAAGATTGTAGGAAAAGCAGAAGATTTTGGATATGTTAAAGGTAAAGCTGATTATTTAGATGCTATTTATAGAGGGAAAATAAATAAGATTAAAAGATATATTTCTGAAAATGCTGATATAAATGCTATTGCAAAAGATGGTAGTTCTCCTATTTTTGTTGCTGCTGCAAAAGGGGATGAAGAGTTTTTCTTATCTTTAATTGAAAAAAAAGCAAATCCTAAACAAATAATGAATGATGGTAGTAATTTATTAATAGCAGCTGTATTAGGTGAAAATCCAAATATTATAAGATATTTATTGTCAAAAGGCTTTGATATTAATACACAAAATGATAAAGGATATACTCCCTTGCATATTGCTTTTAAAAAGTTTGATACTTATCTTATTGAAATTTTAATGCAAGAAGGAGCTGATGCTACTATTAAAGACAAAAAAGGTGTAAGTGGATATGATTTAGCCAAAAAATGGAAAATTGACCTTGATGTTCTAAAGAAGATAGATATAAATCGAAAAAAAGACAATTGTAATCAAGTATTTTATGCTGCTAAAAATGGTGATGTTTTAGGTTTGAAAAAATTAGCAAAATTAAAAGCTAATTTTAAAAAATCATGCGATTTTGATTCAATTACACTTGACTATTCAAAAGATGATAAGAGAATAACTCGAATACTTCTTGATAATGGAATAGATATAAATGTTAAAAATAATAGAGGTGAAACAGCTTTAATGAATGCAAAAACTGCTAAAAAAGTAAAAATTCTTTTGGATTTAGGGGCAGATAAAATGATTAAAGATAAAAATGGTAAAACAGCTTATGAGCGTGTTAAAAATGATAAGTATGTAAGTGAAGAGATTAAAGATTTACTTAAATATTAA
- a CDS encoding DUF1566 domain-containing protein, producing MRYDVKKVLIAGATGYLGGYVAKGLEKNLKNGWRLPTFDELRTILDSKCEKNTINSKLFPDIKLLSNS from the coding sequence GTGAGATATGATGTGAAAAAAGTTCTAATAGCAGGAGCTACAGGCTATTTAGGTGGATATGTAGCAAAAGGTTTAGAAAAAAATTTAAAAAATGGTTGGCGTCTTCCTACTTTTGATGAGTTAAGAACAATTCTTGATAGTAAGTGTGAAAAAAATACAATCAATTCTAAATTGTTTCCTGATATAAAACTTTTATCTAATAGTTAA
- a CDS encoding putative quinol monooxygenase → MSKVILKGFILVPQSELELVKKELITHKNLTLKEEGCITFSVTENIHNPLSFEVYEEFVDKVAFEEHQKRVKASKWGKVTANVTRHYEIIE, encoded by the coding sequence ATGTCAAAAGTTATATTAAAAGGTTTTATTTTGGTTCCCCAATCAGAACTTGAATTAGTTAAAAAAGAGTTAATAACTCATAAAAACCTTACTTTGAAAGAGGAGGGTTGCATCACTTTTAGTGTTACAGAAAATATACACAACCCTCTTAGTTTCGAGGTTTATGAAGAGTTTGTTGATAAAGTTGCATTTGAAGAACATCAAAAAAGAGTTAAAGCTTCAAAATGGGGTAAAGTAACTGCAAATGTAACACGCCACTATGAAATTATTGAATAA
- a CDS encoding pentapeptide repeat-containing protein: MFNNDDYWEEEFNQYKSEKMYKIYFDNCTFIKCDFSKAFIDSCKFTECIFINCDLSLSILKSSTFNDVIFKNSKLIGISWSSCDEPFDVSFDSCNISQNSFHFLDLRKMVFKNSLIKDTGFEECNLENSIFDNCDLELSSFINNSLVKANFETSKNYVIDPKSNDLKDASFSLPEALSFLSVLPIRIK; the protein is encoded by the coding sequence ATGTTTAATAATGATGATTATTGGGAAGAAGAGTTTAACCAATACAAATCAGAAAAGATGTATAAAATCTACTTTGATAATTGTACTTTTATTAAATGTGATTTTTCAAAAGCATTTATTGACTCTTGTAAGTTTACAGAATGTATTTTTATAAATTGTGATTTATCTTTATCCATATTAAAATCATCTACTTTCAATGATGTTATCTTTAAAAACTCTAAATTGATTGGTATTTCATGGAGTTCATGTGATGAACCTTTTGATGTAAGTTTTGATTCATGTAATATATCTCAAAACTCTTTTCATTTTTTAGACTTAAGAAAAATGGTATTTAAAAACTCTCTTATTAAAGATACTGGCTTTGAGGAGTGTAACTTAGAAAATTCTATTTTTGATAATTGTGACTTAGAACTGTCTTCTTTTATAAATAACAGTTTAGTTAAAGCAAATTTTGAAACATCTAAAAACTACGTTATAGACCCTAAATCAAATGATTTAAAAGATGCAAGCTTTTCTTTACCTGAAGCACTTAGTTTTTTATCAGTACTTCCTATTAGAATTAAATAA
- a CDS encoding dienelactone hydrolase family protein — translation MTKVLILTDIFGKSYFSKNLLTFNEYYILDPYEDEFILFEDEYEAYSKYIKLCGHDKYLQRAQELCLKEKIEVIIGFSIGGSIAWRLSGLNIPSLTKVISFYPSQIRNHLDVSPQVQVNIVFAKEEQSFDTKEIVKILGDKGIENLEISDFDHGFMNKKSKNFNEKAFEKYKKEILDDI, via the coding sequence ATGACAAAAGTATTGATTTTGACAGATATATTTGGGAAAAGCTATTTTTCAAAAAACTTATTAACATTTAATGAATACTATATATTAGACCCATATGAAGATGAGTTTATATTATTTGAAGATGAATATGAAGCCTATAGTAAATACATAAAATTATGTGGACATGATAAATATTTACAAAGAGCACAAGAACTTTGTCTAAAAGAAAAGATTGAAGTTATTATTGGTTTTAGTATAGGTGGTAGTATTGCTTGGAGATTAAGTGGTTTAAATATTCCTTCATTAACAAAAGTTATCTCTTTTTATCCTTCTCAAATAAGAAACCATTTAGATGTAAGTCCACAAGTTCAAGTAAATATAGTTTTTGCAAAAGAAGAACAGAGTTTTGATACAAAAGAAATTGTTAAAATATTAGGAGACAAAGGAATAGAAAATCTTGAAATAAGTGATTTTGATCATGGGTTTATGAATAAAAAATCAAAAAATTTTAATGAAAAAGCTTTTGAAAAATATAAAAAGGAAATATTAGATGACATTTAA
- a CDS encoding DEAD/DEAH box helicase has product MTFNDFGLKEPINKALEKIGLEKPTQIQEKVIPLVLEKQDVMAQAKTGSGKTASFVIPILESLKANKTQKKAKIKVLVLAPTRELTLQIAQTFSNLSQYFPKALSIVSIIGGEKIGEQLLKIQKGCDVVVATSGRLLDIIGKKQIDLSTIEYFVLDEADKMLDLGFVQELDEILKIIPKNRQNLLFSATYSQKVIDIASKITTNAVRVEIKDSTTHVEEINQRAIFVNKEDRSALLRHLIKENKFKSVLVFMANKRATDNIANKFIKKGYEAESFHGDLSQEERNLTLNDFKNKKIDILFSTDIASRGLHIDDIDCVVNFDLPRSTEDYIHRIGRTARAGKSGVAISFLDNENLSHFKLIEKRYKLDIKKEQIEGFDFTLLKTTKQKGTAPVKGKRKSKKDKLREQKI; this is encoded by the coding sequence ATGACATTTAATGATTTTGGTTTAAAAGAACCAATAAACAAAGCCCTTGAAAAAATAGGATTAGAAAAGCCAACACAAATACAAGAAAAAGTGATACCTTTAGTTTTAGAAAAACAAGATGTTATGGCTCAAGCAAAAACAGGAAGTGGTAAAACTGCAAGTTTTGTTATTCCTATCCTAGAATCATTAAAAGCTAATAAAACACAAAAAAAAGCAAAAATAAAAGTGTTGGTTTTAGCTCCTACAAGGGAGTTGACTCTTCAAATTGCCCAAACATTTTCAAACCTTAGTCAATATTTTCCAAAAGCCCTTTCTATAGTTTCTATTATCGGTGGAGAAAAAATTGGGGAACAACTTTTAAAGATACAAAAGGGTTGTGATGTAGTAGTTGCAACTTCAGGAAGACTTCTTGATATTATAGGTAAAAAGCAAATTGATTTATCTACTATTGAATATTTTGTTTTAGATGAAGCTGATAAGATGCTTGATTTAGGTTTTGTTCAAGAACTTGATGAGATTCTAAAAATTATTCCAAAAAATAGACAAAATCTTTTATTTTCAGCGACATACTCACAAAAAGTGATTGATATAGCTTCAAAAATAACTACTAATGCTGTAAGAGTGGAGATAAAAGATTCTACTACTCATGTGGAAGAGATAAATCAAAGGGCAATTTTTGTAAACAAAGAGGATAGAAGTGCACTCTTAAGACATCTGATAAAAGAAAATAAGTTTAAGTCAGTATTGGTTTTTATGGCAAACAAAAGAGCAACTGATAATATAGCAAATAAATTTATTAAAAAAGGATATGAGGCTGAATCTTTCCATGGAGATTTAAGCCAAGAAGAAAGAAATCTCACTCTAAATGATTTTAAAAATAAAAAAATCGATATTCTTTTTTCAACTGATATTGCTTCAAGAGGTTTGCATATTGATGATATTGATTGTGTTGTAAATTTTGATTTGCCAAGAAGTACAGAGGATTATATTCATAGAATAGGAAGAACAGCAAGAGCAGGAAAAAGTGGAGTTGCAATCTCATTTTTAGATAATGAAAACCTAAGTCATTTCAAACTAATTGAAAAAAGATATAAATTAGATATAAAAAAAGAGCAAATTGAAGGTTTTGATTTTACACTTTTAAAAACCACAAAACAAAAAGGAACTGCACCTGTAAAAGGGAAAAGAAAAAGTAAAAAAGATAAGTTAAGAGAGCAAAAAATTTGA
- a CDS encoding acyl-[acyl-carrier-protein] thioesterase → MENYFDKEFELRFFEMNRLGEASPIAILTLLQETAADHCHYAGHDLLSLMSENLGWVLLSGAMKMERYPLYKEKIIIRTWISKYHSIRGFRENIIYDENYNIIGRARGLWVFYDIKRRRPKKIHSDFLKRWSSYKITSLEHDITNKIESFDSVQYRKEFKVNMYDTDTNKHVNNLRYLQWLIESIPDEILNNYYLYFIDGRFISEAQYGDVILSSTKRDIEENSFIHTIQIKGSNKVCATGKTVWKQIHK, encoded by the coding sequence ATGGAAAATTATTTTGATAAAGAATTTGAATTAAGATTTTTTGAAATGAATAGATTAGGTGAAGCTTCACCTATTGCCATATTAACACTACTTCAGGAAACTGCTGCTGATCATTGTCATTATGCAGGGCATGATCTTCTTTCTTTGATGTCTGAAAATCTTGGATGGGTATTGCTTTCAGGTGCAATGAAAATGGAACGTTATCCTCTTTATAAAGAAAAAATAATTATAAGAACATGGATATCAAAATATCATTCTATTAGAGGATTTAGAGAAAATATTATTTATGATGAAAATTACAATATTATAGGAAGAGCAAGAGGTTTATGGGTTTTTTATGATATAAAAAGAAGAAGACCCAAGAAGATACATTCTGATTTTTTAAAAAGATGGTCATCTTATAAAATAACATCCCTTGAACATGATATAACTAATAAAATTGAATCTTTTGATTCTGTTCAATATAGAAAAGAATTTAAAGTTAATATGTATGATACCGATACTAATAAACATGTTAATAATCTGAGGTATTTACAATGGCTTATAGAATCTATACCTGATGAGATATTAAACAATTATTATTTATATTTTATTGATGGACGTTTTATTTCAGAGGCTCAATATGGAGATGTAATTTTGTCTTCAACAAAAAGAGATATTGAGGAAAACTCTTTTATCCATACTATTCAAATTAAAGGTAGTAATAAAGTTTGTGCAACAGGAAAAACAGTATGGAAACAAATACATAAATAA
- a CDS encoding NAD(P)H-dependent oxidoreductase produces MKKILVNVVHPNIEQSIVNKRLVNGIKDIKNITINNLYEKYPDFKIDVKEEQKLLLEHDIILFQFPMYWFSSPSLLKEWFDKVLEPGFAHAGASMLKDKSFAVAVSCGGSKEVFSPTGKDKKRVEEFLYPFEITAKYVKMNYRKAYITYDTETVLSEETLNEYTHDYITYVKNL; encoded by the coding sequence ATGAAAAAAATATTAGTGAATGTAGTTCATCCAAATATTGAACAATCAATAGTAAACAAAAGATTAGTAAATGGAATAAAAGATATAAAAAATATAACAATCAATAATTTATATGAAAAATATCCTGATTTTAAAATAGATGTAAAAGAAGAACAAAAATTACTTTTAGAGCACGATATTATTCTTTTTCAATTTCCAATGTATTGGTTTAGCTCTCCTTCACTTTTAAAAGAATGGTTTGATAAAGTATTAGAGCCAGGATTTGCCCATGCAGGTGCATCTATGCTTAAGGATAAATCTTTTGCAGTTGCAGTTAGTTGTGGAGGTTCTAAAGAAGTGTTTTCTCCAACAGGGAAAGATAAAAAAAGAGTTGAAGAGTTTTTATATCCATTTGAGATTACTGCTAAATATGTAAAAATGAATTATAGAAAAGCTTATATTACATATGATACAGAAACAGTTTTAAGTGAAGAAACTCTTAATGAATATACACATGATTATATAACTTATGTAAAAAATTTATAA
- a CDS encoding winged helix-turn-helix transcriptional regulator has translation MKKSDLKPLIDTPFGYTLSLISGKWKMVILYLLDEYKVIRYNELQRKIGSITYKMLSSQLKELEENKLINRKEYPSIPPKVEYSLTKKGKSLIPILDEMCKWGSKERPDLVKYIELDSIC, from the coding sequence ATGAAAAAATCTGATTTAAAACCCCTAATAGACACACCTTTTGGTTATACCTTGTCTCTTATATCAGGTAAATGGAAAATGGTAATTTTATATTTATTAGATGAATATAAAGTCATAAGATATAATGAATTACAAAGAAAAATAGGCTCAATTACTTATAAAATGTTAAGCTCTCAATTAAAAGAATTGGAAGAAAATAAATTAATAAATAGAAAAGAGTATCCTTCAATTCCACCAAAAGTAGAATATAGTTTGACAAAGAAAGGAAAGTCTCTTATTCCTATTTTAGATGAAATGTGTAAATGGGGGTCAAAAGAAAGACCTGATTTAGTTAAGTATATAGAATTAGATTCCATATGCTAA
- a CDS encoding TetR/AcrR family transcriptional regulator, which translates to MRRKTQEKKEEILKAASEIFKEFGFERASMSKISSRLGGSKATLYNYFSSKEELFFEVISIENAQESDFVHKVIDTKNEINDLPTQLYKFGKRFLNFVYSKKMIEIRRLTISQSGITDLGKITYKNRVLKSQEILSKYLNKAIEVNKLKKTNTDLAAKHFFGLLESEILYPFLFKTDEKFTEKQMNEMAKKAVNVFILAYGI; encoded by the coding sequence ATGAGAAGAAAAACCCAAGAAAAAAAAGAAGAAATATTAAAAGCAGCATCAGAAATCTTTAAAGAATTTGGATTTGAAAGAGCATCAATGTCTAAAATTAGCTCAAGACTTGGTGGTTCGAAAGCAACTTTATATAACTATTTCTCTTCTAAAGAAGAACTTTTTTTTGAAGTTATATCTATAGAGAATGCTCAAGAATCTGATTTTGTTCATAAAGTTATAGATACAAAAAATGAAATAAACGATTTACCTACTCAATTATATAAATTTGGTAAAAGATTTCTTAATTTCGTATATTCGAAAAAAATGATAGAAATAAGAAGACTTACTATCAGTCAATCAGGAATTACTGACTTAGGAAAAATCACTTACAAAAATCGAGTTTTAAAAAGTCAAGAAATACTTTCAAAATATTTAAATAAAGCAATAGAAGTAAATAAACTAAAGAAAACTAATACAGATTTAGCAGCAAAACATTTTTTTGGTCTTTTAGAATCAGAAATCCTTTATCCTTTCCTTTTCAAAACTGATGAAAAATTCACAGAAAAACAGATGAATGAAATGGCGAAAAAAGCAGTTAATGTTTTCATCTTAGCATATGGAATCTAA
- a CDS encoding cytidylate kinase family protein — MKKEKVINLNFIKRFFVFIIGLFIMAFGVSFSVKADIGVSPISCVPYIYSLGFPLSIGEFTILLNALFMLIQIAILGKKYNLIQLIQLPAIILFGYCIDAAMILVENIVLSNYIEQLILCLISCVVLAFGILLVVKTRLTYLPLEGLVVVISQVFKKEFGKVKISMDSIMVIIGVISSFIFLNQLVGIREGSIIAALSIGALIKFFNTNLPFIEKWLTNEVIEKSNIENISNKYNETFIITISREYGSGGHEIGQFLAKELKIPFYDKELIDLTAEKTGYTPEYIQENEQKLTNSLLYDLYEQNFTYVNDELPPKDVLFLIQSKIIRDICMKESCIIVGRCANFILKDHPNCVNIFIHANNEYRKEKINKVYGVNPPFTDNDLKDSDEQRANYCTHFTKKDWRDVTNYHITLDSSLYGSKESAKKLIKLIKSRNL; from the coding sequence ATGAAAAAAGAAAAAGTTATTAATCTAAATTTTATAAAAAGGTTTTTTGTATTTATTATTGGGCTTTTTATTATGGCTTTTGGAGTTTCCTTTTCCGTTAAAGCAGATATAGGAGTATCCCCAATTTCATGTGTGCCTTATATTTATAGTTTAGGCTTTCCCTTATCTATAGGAGAATTTACAATACTTTTAAATGCCTTATTTATGCTTATTCAAATAGCAATACTAGGTAAGAAATATAATCTTATTCAATTAATACAGCTTCCAGCTATTATCCTTTTTGGTTATTGTATTGATGCTGCAATGATTTTAGTTGAGAATATAGTTTTATCAAACTATATAGAACAATTAATTTTATGTTTAATTTCTTGTGTTGTTTTAGCTTTTGGAATATTACTTGTCGTTAAAACTAGGCTTACTTATCTTCCTTTAGAAGGTTTAGTAGTTGTAATTTCTCAAGTTTTTAAAAAAGAATTTGGGAAAGTAAAAATTTCTATGGACAGTATAATGGTAATAATAGGAGTAATTAGTTCTTTTATTTTTTTAAATCAATTAGTTGGAATCAGAGAAGGTAGTATTATTGCTGCTTTATCTATAGGTGCTTTAATTAAGTTTTTTAATACTAATTTACCTTTTATTGAGAAATGGCTTACTAATGAAGTTATTGAAAAATCAAATATTGAAAATATCAGTAATAAATATAATGAGACTTTTATAATTACTATTTCAAGAGAATATGGAAGTGGTGGGCATGAGATTGGACAATTCTTGGCAAAAGAGCTGAAAATCCCTTTTTATGATAAAGAACTAATTGATTTAACAGCAGAAAAAACAGGTTATACACCAGAATATATCCAAGAAAATGAACAAAAACTTACAAACTCATTATTATATGACTTATATGAACAAAATTTTACTTATGTAAATGATGAATTGCCACCTAAAGATGTACTTTTTTTAATTCAAAGTAAAATCATAAGAGATATTTGTATGAAAGAGTCTTGTATAATTGTAGGACGATGTGCTAATTTTATTTTAAAAGACCATCCAAATTGTGTTAATATTTTCATTCATGCTAACAATGAATATAGAAAAGAAAAAATCAATAAAGTTTATGGTGTAAATCCACCTTTTACAGATAATGATTTAAAAGATTCAGATGAACAAAGAGCAAATTATTGTACTCACTTTACAAAAAAAGATTGGAGAGATGTTACAAATTATCATATTACACTTGATAGTTCTTTATATGGTTCAAAAGAAAGTGCAAAAAAACTTATTAAACTTATAAAAAGTAGAAATTTATAA
- the hrpB gene encoding ATP-dependent helicase HrpB, producing the protein MKSLPINDVLDDIKQTLNQNSTLILQAPPGAGKSTVVPISLLKESWAEDKIIIMLEPRRVAARMVAQQMAKLLGEEVGQTVGYQVRMDSCKSKQTKLLLVTEAILVRKLQSDPALEDVGLIIFDEFHERSIHTDLSLALSLQVQELLREDLKLLIMSATLNSKELTKLLGDDVPVVSSKGKSYEVEEFFLDENIKQPDYKTISTVLLNTILKAVNEDEGDILVFLSGAKEINSLQKLLCEKLEDTTIEVLPLYSSLSKEKQDKAISKSTKRKIILSTNIAQTSLTIEGVKIVIDTGLEKQSFYNYSNAMNHLEQVFISQDSATQRAGRAGRLSNGKCYKLWHKGKILQESSKPEILRTDLSSFLLEVALWGEDINELKLLDIPSQEVLNSTTIVLQELKMLDEKSNITAIGKKALALGVHPRFAYMILKANELGFAYEACLLASLLIEKDILKSKFQDANIYSRFIHLYEKDLDNSFINKHVAKNILTASKFIFSKLKAVEDIKKTNKRIDEEGVSILTLFSYPDRLAKLRVKNDNKYKLSNGKGAILNKEDTLFNESFLVVPILNANNKDSYINLASRISLDTILKEFESDINIQKSITYNKENKKFDIKEQYFFYELELFFKPISDENQDFSNLLCSLLQKEGLELLTWSKKAKALRQRINFINENSDLEFPSFKEEALIESISIWLEPHLHNIKTVKELESLDTYSMLLSLLPWDKQQLLDTLAPTHIKVPSGSNIKIDYSDITTPILAVKIQEMFGMSETPKILNNKVPLQIHLLNPALRPIQITYDLKSFWENSYDEVKKELFSKYKKHYWPNNPFEAIATNKTKKNMKDKLS; encoded by the coding sequence ATGAAAAGTTTACCAATAAATGATGTTTTAGATGACATCAAACAAACATTAAATCAAAATTCAACACTTATACTACAAGCACCTCCTGGGGCAGGGAAAAGTACAGTTGTTCCTATTTCACTTTTAAAAGAGTCTTGGGCTGAAGATAAAATAATTATTATGTTAGAACCAAGAAGAGTTGCTGCAAGAATGGTAGCTCAACAAATGGCAAAACTACTAGGAGAAGAAGTAGGGCAAACAGTTGGTTATCAAGTTAGGATGGATAGTTGTAAATCTAAGCAGACAAAACTATTGCTTGTAACAGAAGCCATCTTAGTACGAAAATTACAAAGCGATCCAGCTTTGGAAGATGTAGGTTTAATCATTTTTGATGAGTTTCACGAAAGAAGTATTCATACTGATTTATCCCTTGCTTTATCTTTGCAAGTTCAAGAGTTACTAAGAGAAGATTTAAAGCTTCTTATTATGTCTGCAACTTTAAACTCTAAAGAGTTAACAAAACTTTTAGGCGATGATGTCCCAGTTGTAAGTTCTAAGGGGAAAAGCTATGAAGTAGAAGAGTTTTTCTTAGATGAAAATATCAAACAACCAGATTATAAAACCATAAGTACAGTTTTATTAAATACTATACTAAAAGCAGTAAATGAAGATGAAGGGGATATTTTAGTTTTTCTTTCAGGGGCTAAAGAGATAAATAGTTTACAAAAACTTCTTTGTGAAAAATTAGAAGATACTACAATAGAGGTTTTACCTTTATACTCAAGTTTGAGTAAAGAAAAGCAAGATAAAGCCATATCAAAATCAACTAAAAGAAAAATTATACTCTCAACAAATATTGCTCAAACTTCACTTACAATCGAAGGAGTAAAAATTGTTATAGATACAGGATTAGAAAAACAATCTTTTTATAACTACTCAAATGCAATGAATCATTTAGAACAAGTTTTTATTTCACAAGATTCTGCAACTCAAAGAGCAGGACGAGCAGGAAGACTAAGTAATGGGAAATGCTATAAGCTATGGCATAAGGGAAAGATACTACAAGAGTCAAGTAAGCCAGAGATACTAAGGACAGATTTAAGTTCATTCTTACTAGAAGTTGCACTTTGGGGAGAAGATATAAATGAACTAAAACTACTAGATATTCCTTCCCAAGAAGTTTTAAATAGTACAACAATAGTTTTACAAGAACTAAAGATGTTAGATGAAAAAAGTAATATAACAGCTATTGGTAAAAAAGCACTTGCTTTAGGAGTTCATCCAAGGTTTGCATATATGATACTAAAAGCAAATGAGTTAGGCTTTGCCTATGAAGCTTGCCTTTTAGCTTCACTTTTAATAGAAAAGGATATTTTAAAAAGCAAATTCCAAGATGCAAATATTTATTCAAGATTTATACACTTGTATGAAAAAGATTTGGATAACTCTTTTATAAATAAACATGTAGCAAAAAATATTTTAACTGCATCAAAATTTATATTTTCAAAACTAAAAGCAGTTGAAGATATAAAAAAAACAAATAAAAGAATAGACGAAGAGGGTGTATCTATTTTAACGCTTTTTTCTTATCCTGATAGATTGGCAAAATTAAGGGTTAAAAATGACAATAAATATAAACTAAGTAATGGCAAAGGAGCTATTTTAAATAAGGAAGATACACTATTTAATGAAAGCTTCTTGGTAGTTCCAATTTTAAATGCAAATAACAAAGACTCATATATAAATCTTGCTTCAAGAATATCTTTAGATACTATTTTAAAAGAGTTTGAATCAGATATAAACATTCAAAAGAGTATCACATATAATAAAGAAAATAAAAAATTTGATATAAAAGAGCAATACTTTTTTTATGAACTAGAACTTTTCTTTAAACCTATAAGTGATGAAAACCAAGACTTTTCTAACTTACTTTGTTCCCTTTTGCAAAAAGAGGGATTAGAGCTTTTAACTTGGAGTAAAAAAGCAAAAGCCTTAAGACAAAGAATAAACTTTATAAATGAAAATAGTGATTTAGAATTTCCTAGTTTCAAAGAAGAAGCATTAATAGAAAGTATTTCCATATGGCTAGAACCACATTTACATAATATAAAAACAGTAAAAGAGTTGGAGTCCTTAGATACATATTCAATGTTACTTAGTCTTTTACCTTGGGATAAACAACAACTTTTAGATACTCTTGCTCCAACTCATATAAAAGTTCCAAGTGGTTCAAATATTAAAATTGATTATAGTGATATTACAACTCCTATTTTAGCAGTAAAGATACAAGAGATGTTTGGTATGTCTGAGACACCAAAGATACTAAATAATAAAGTACCTCTTCAAATTCATCTTTTAAATCCAGCCTTAAGACCTATTCAAATAACTTATGATTTAAAAAGTTTTTGGGAAAATTCATATGATGAGGTTAAAAAAGAGTTATTTTCTAAGTACAAAAAACATTATTGGCCCAATAATCCTTTTGAAGCAATTGCCACAAACAAAACTAAAAAGAATATGAAGGATAAGCTATCTTAG